The following proteins come from a genomic window of Deltaproteobacteria bacterium:
- a CDS encoding nucleotidyl transferase AbiEii/AbiGii toxin family protein — protein sequence MDYIYNSQAYSHLTMYGGTSLRVCFNLNRMSEDIDFETTKPFDKMKFAQDIKQYFSKKIQYRSLTTHVPGKGVSRVELRFPLLHELGLSAHDGENLIVKVEANTIDKNYPSDFKTITEGRFGFVVRHYILPVLMAGKILACLDRIWEKSGVKIKGRDYYDLIWYMQKGVIPDRDYLADKGYTREEAFKKLGKKIELIKPGDLLADLIPLFENPDFPKNWSEVFKRQFVSLHAQYHWSRD from the coding sequence TTGGACTATATCTACAACAGCCAAGCTTACAGTCATCTGACAATGTACGGAGGAACATCCTTGAGGGTTTGTTTTAATTTGAACAGAATGTCGGAGGATATCGACTTTGAAACGACAAAACCGTTTGACAAAATGAAATTCGCCCAGGACATCAAACAATACTTTTCAAAAAAAATCCAATATCGCTCTTTGACAACCCATGTTCCAGGAAAAGGGGTGAGCCGTGTTGAATTAAGGTTTCCGCTTCTTCATGAACTTGGTTTATCGGCCCACGATGGTGAGAATTTGATTGTCAAAGTCGAGGCGAATACGATCGACAAAAACTACCCCAGCGATTTCAAAACAATTACGGAAGGGCGATTTGGTTTTGTGGTGAGGCATTACATCCTCCCGGTCCTTATGGCGGGTAAAATACTGGCTTGTCTGGACCGAATTTGGGAAAAAAGCGGGGTAAAAATCAAAGGACGGGATTATTACGATTTGATTTGGTACATGCAAAAGGGGGTGATCCCCGACCGGGATTATCTTGCCGATAAAGGGTACACCCGGGAGGAAGCTTTCAAGAAACTGGGGAAGAAAATAGAGTTAATAAAACCTGGGGATCTTTTGGCGGATTTGATTCCCTTATTTGAAAATCCCGATTTTCCAAAAAATTGGAGTGAGGTTTTCAAAAGACAATTTGTATCATTGCATGCGCAATATCATTGGTCACGTGATTAA
- a CDS encoding DUF4340 domain-containing protein, whose translation MSKKILILLAAVFILGTVVVIVEKPFHERFDTGEGSLFYPDLKEADIAAIEIEYLVNGTRFEKDLDGKWVVSLKETAIQKKIEEADKKEAKNKSAEKGKQEKSTAEKTAQKKLPAEPSKVEELITTLVELKKGTPVTDDPEKQGPLELTNAALNVALFDAKGKKLARLFVGKQGPDIFSTFVRDETDGHIYLVDEQLSGIFNRPIEEWAKKEEEKEKN comes from the coding sequence ATGTCCAAAAAAATTCTCATCCTTCTGGCGGCGGTGTTTATTTTGGGAACGGTTGTCGTCATCGTGGAAAAACCGTTTCACGAACGGTTTGACACGGGAGAGGGATCTCTTTTCTATCCCGATTTGAAAGAAGCGGACATTGCGGCCATCGAAATTGAATATCTCGTCAACGGCACCCGGTTTGAAAAGGATCTGGATGGAAAATGGGTGGTGTCGCTCAAGGAAACCGCAATTCAAAAGAAAATTGAGGAGGCAGACAAAAAAGAGGCAAAGAACAAATCGGCTGAAAAAGGGAAGCAGGAAAAATCAACAGCCGAAAAGACAGCGCAGAAGAAACTTCCGGCCGAGCCATCGAAAGTGGAGGAGCTGATCACGACGCTGGTGGAGTTGAAAAAAGGGACGCCGGTCACCGACGACCCGGAAAAACAGGGGCCGCTGGAGCTGACCAATGCGGCGCTGAATGTGGCCCTCTTCGACGCGAAAGGGAAAAAACTGGCCCGTCTGTTTGTGGGAAAACAGGGGCCTGATATCTTTTCAACCTTTGTCCGCGACGAGACGGACGGCCACATCTATCTGGTGGACGAACAATTGTCGGGAATCTTCAACCGCCCGATCGAGGAGTGGGCGAAAAAGGAAGAAGAGAAAGAAAAAAATTGA
- a CDS encoding GldG family protein, with the protein MMDQKNKKRNRVQALATVGLVALALFLANVLFSRLFLRADLTEEKEYTLSESTRNVLKDLKDPVTLKVYFSKEIPPSLSPLKQRIFDLLDEYRVYSRRKINIVQVTPEESQEREMEAQMLGIPPLQLNVIRRDKQEVMKVYMGMALFYLDKKEVIPLAVKVENLEYDLTSAVLKLTSSAEPKLGLVVPPPENDQLGLPGRGPYSRLEEALKGRFAVDRLDPASDDLARSEISALLIVDPRDFPDKAKKNLDDLFEKGIPIVVLAGTVNVGDDLQTSRVKTGLEEWLKTRGIEIDAQLIIDPRNHTNATFTSGIMQYSIPYPFFVQVTREGLNSENMATAKLENILFPWTNTLKMFPDDHAGWKYTPLAQSSEAALTQAGEPIVVPGALENFQEGEAGKKTIAVLVEAPLPNQEDKKRLLVAAANTQFIKDHVVADYPGNLVFVQNLLDGLTLGDQLIGIRSRGKTTRPIALPSPTATSAIKFGHMVGIPLAVIGFGILLAFLRKKRREKAAIIYI; encoded by the coding sequence ATGATGGATCAAAAAAATAAAAAAAGAAACCGCGTTCAGGCATTGGCGACAGTGGGTCTTGTCGCGCTCGCCCTTTTTCTGGCGAACGTGCTCTTCTCGCGCCTTTTTTTGCGCGCCGATCTCACGGAGGAAAAGGAATACACCCTCTCCGAATCGACCCGAAACGTCCTCAAAGACTTAAAAGACCCGGTGACACTCAAGGTTTATTTCAGCAAAGAGATCCCGCCGAGCCTCTCTCCGTTAAAGCAGAGGATCTTCGATCTTCTGGACGAATACCGGGTCTATTCCCGGCGAAAGATCAATATTGTTCAGGTGACGCCGGAGGAATCGCAGGAAAGGGAAATGGAGGCGCAAATGCTCGGCATTCCCCCCCTTCAGTTGAACGTCATCCGGCGCGACAAGCAGGAGGTGATGAAGGTCTATATGGGCATGGCCCTTTTTTATCTCGACAAAAAAGAGGTCATCCCGCTGGCCGTAAAGGTTGAAAATCTGGAGTATGACCTCACCTCGGCTGTTTTGAAATTGACCAGTTCTGCAGAGCCCAAACTCGGCCTTGTGGTTCCTCCCCCCGAAAACGATCAGCTGGGCCTTCCGGGGCGGGGGCCCTATTCCCGCCTCGAGGAGGCGTTAAAGGGGCGGTTTGCCGTCGATCGCCTCGATCCGGCCTCCGACGATCTCGCCCGATCGGAAATCAGCGCCCTGCTTATTGTCGATCCCCGTGATTTTCCGGACAAGGCAAAGAAAAATCTCGACGACCTTTTTGAGAAGGGAATTCCCATCGTTGTCCTGGCGGGAACGGTGAATGTGGGAGACGATTTGCAGACCTCAAGGGTCAAGACGGGGCTGGAGGAGTGGCTTAAAACGAGGGGGATCGAAATCGATGCCCAACTCATCATCGATCCGCGCAATCACACCAATGCCACCTTCACCTCTGGGATCATGCAATATTCCATCCCGTACCCTTTCTTTGTCCAGGTGACGCGCGAGGGGCTAAACAGCGAGAACATGGCCACCGCCAAGCTGGAAAACATCCTCTTTCCATGGACCAACACGCTCAAAATGTTCCCCGACGACCATGCCGGCTGGAAATATACGCCGCTGGCGCAAAGTTCGGAGGCGGCGCTCACGCAGGCGGGGGAACCGATTGTGGTTCCGGGCGCGCTGGAGAATTTTCAGGAGGGGGAGGCGGGAAAAAAGACCATCGCAGTGCTGGTGGAGGCTCCGCTACCGAATCAGGAAGATAAAAAACGGCTGTTGGTGGCGGCGGCAAATACGCAGTTTATCAAAGATCACGTTGTGGCCGACTATCCGGGGAATCTTGTCTTTGTCCAGAATCTGCTCGACGGACTGACGCTGGGGGATCAGTTGATCGGCATCCGCTCGCGAGGCAAGACAACGCGGCCGATTGCCCTCCCCTCCCCCACTGCGACATCGGCGATCAAATTCGGGCATATGGTGGGAATCCCGCTGGCGGTCATCGGCTTCGGCATTCTCCTTGCTTTTCTCAGGAAAAAAAGACGGGAGAAAGCGGCGATTATTTATATATAA
- a CDS encoding ABC transporter permease subunit, giving the protein MNPILTIAKKEYRDTFHSPIAYVFISVFLFLGFWLFFANFFVQGEASLRSFFSWVPVLFIVFLPSVTMGRWAEEKKSGTIEILLTQPITEPQVVLGKFLAVFFFSATAILLTLPLAVTVGILGNLDWGPVIGSYAGLFLAAGAYLAIGLFISSLTENQIVAFILTVIALFILYFLGAEIVLMYVPEFLSPLFAMASIYAHFESLSRGVIDLRDILYYLSVAGFFILLNTMSLESRKWEA; this is encoded by the coding sequence ATGAACCCCATTCTCACCATCGCCAAAAAAGAATACCGGGACACCTTCCACTCTCCCATTGCCTATGTCTTTATCTCCGTTTTTCTTTTCCTGGGCTTCTGGCTCTTTTTCGCTAACTTTTTTGTCCAGGGGGAGGCGAGTCTGCGGTCCTTCTTTTCGTGGGTGCCGGTGCTTTTTATCGTCTTTCTGCCGTCGGTGACCATGGGGAGGTGGGCGGAGGAGAAAAAATCGGGAACGATTGAAATCCTTTTGACCCAGCCGATCACCGAACCGCAGGTCGTTCTGGGAAAATTCCTGGCTGTTTTTTTCTTTTCGGCGACGGCGATTCTTTTGACCTTGCCGCTGGCCGTCACGGTCGGCATTCTGGGAAACCTCGACTGGGGCCCGGTGATCGGGAGCTACGCCGGCCTCTTTCTGGCGGCGGGGGCCTATCTGGCCATCGGGCTTTTTATTTCGTCGCTCACCGAAAACCAGATCGTGGCGTTTATCCTGACGGTCATCGCCCTTTTCATCCTCTATTTTCTGGGGGCCGAAATCGTCCTGATGTACGTACCGGAATTTTTAAGCCCCCTTTTCGCGATGGCCAGCATCTATGCCCATTTTGAAAGCCTTTCGCGCGGCGTCATCGACCTGCGCGACATCCTCTATTACTTGAGCGTGGCTGGGTTTTTTATTCTTCTTAACACCATGAGCCTGGAGAGCCGAAAATGGGAGGCATGA
- a CDS encoding ATP-binding cassette domain-containing protein — MISIENVIKTFGPVRALDGISFEMQKGEVVGFLGPNGAGKTTAMRILTGFLSATSGSCRIAGLDVATQSLEARRKIGYLPESAALYGDMEVTEYLAYLGTLRRLDKISIHRRIKEVVKTCGLEKALGRKMGVLSKGYRQRAGLAQALLHNPDILILDEPTVGLDPNQIVEIRQLIQEIGKQKTILLSTHILPEVDQTCKRVIIISEGKIVGQGSPHELVHQTRGASIYHAGIRGARAEIEQGLRTLPDFQSVEFTAAQDGISHVRIAIDSKENLSEEIFKLAVAKKWSLTELRREKVTLEDVFQKLTQ; from the coding sequence ATGATTTCCATCGAAAACGTCATCAAAACCTTCGGCCCGGTCAGGGCGCTGGACGGCATCTCCTTTGAAATGCAAAAGGGGGAGGTGGTGGGCTTTTTGGGCCCCAACGGCGCCGGAAAAACAACCGCCATGCGCATCCTGACCGGCTTTTTGTCGGCGACGTCGGGATCCTGCCGGATCGCGGGGCTTGACGTGGCCACGCAGAGCCTTGAGGCCCGCCGGAAGATCGGCTACCTCCCCGAATCGGCCGCCCTCTACGGCGACATGGAGGTCACGGAATATCTCGCTTACCTTGGCACCCTTCGCCGTCTCGATAAAATCTCCATCCACCGGCGGATCAAGGAGGTGGTCAAGACCTGCGGTCTGGAAAAGGCGCTGGGACGAAAAATGGGGGTCCTCTCCAAGGGGTACCGGCAGAGGGCGGGATTGGCGCAGGCCCTTCTGCATAATCCCGATATTCTGATTCTGGACGAGCCGACTGTCGGCCTCGACCCCAACCAGATTGTGGAAATCCGGCAGTTGATCCAGGAAATCGGAAAACAAAAAACCATTCTGCTCTCCACGCACATTCTGCCGGAGGTGGATCAGACCTGTAAACGGGTGATCATTATCTCCGAGGGGAAAATCGTGGGACAGGGGAGCCCGCATGAGCTGGTTCATCAGACGCGCGGGGCCTCCATCTACCATGCCGGAATCCGGGGGGCCCGGGCGGAGATTGAACAGGGGTTGAGAACGCTTCCCGATTTTCAGTCGGTGGAGTTCACCGCCGCCCAGGACGGAATCAGCCATGTAAGGATCGCCATCGATTCGAAGGAAAATTTAAGCGAGGAAATTTTCAAGCTGGCCGTGGCCAAAAAATGGAGCCTCACGGAATTAAGGCGCGAAAAGGTCACGCTGGAGGACGTGTTTCAAAAATTAACGCAATGA
- a CDS encoding tetratricopeptide repeat protein encodes MEPDLRYWLEQGKEFFKNQAYRRAEGFLLRIVGSKHEFADVYNMLGVIYHQTGRYEDAISSFEKALKINSRYTEALLNLSVLYNDMGEYKLSKKLLDRSKKEARKSESRIDPFIKGKLANRHAETGELYRGLGLPARAADEFTRALDLCPNFHDIRAKLAVSLREEGKKEQALKEFQRIVREKPDYTEAHIQMGITLYGMGRKKEARQTWEKLTKKQPGHQLVKIYLKLSEDHKGKK; translated from the coding sequence GTGGAACCTGATCTCCGATATTGGCTCGAACAAGGCAAGGAATTCTTCAAAAACCAGGCCTACCGGCGCGCCGAGGGGTTTCTTTTGCGGATTGTCGGCTCCAAGCACGAATTCGCCGATGTCTACAACATGCTGGGGGTCATCTACCACCAGACCGGAAGGTATGAGGACGCCATTTCCTCGTTTGAAAAAGCGCTGAAAATCAACTCCCGTTACACCGAGGCCCTGCTCAATTTAAGCGTCCTGTACAACGACATGGGGGAGTACAAGCTTTCCAAAAAACTCCTCGACCGCTCCAAAAAAGAGGCCCGCAAGTCGGAAAGTCGGATCGATCCGTTTATCAAGGGAAAGCTGGCCAACCGACACGCCGAAACGGGGGAGCTCTACCGGGGCCTCGGACTCCCCGCCCGCGCCGCGGATGAGTTCACCAGGGCCCTCGATCTCTGCCCCAATTTTCACGACATCCGGGCCAAGTTGGCGGTCTCGCTCCGCGAGGAAGGGAAAAAAGAACAGGCGCTCAAGGAATTCCAGCGGATCGTCAGGGAAAAACCGGACTACACCGAGGCGCATATCCAGATGGGAATCACCCTTTACGGCATGGGCCGGAAAAAAGAGGCGCGGCAGACGTGGGAAAAACTGACCAAAAAACAGCCGGGCCATCAGCTGGTCAAAATCTATCTGAAGCTCTCCGAAGATCATAAGGGAAAAAAATAA
- the bamD gene encoding outer membrane protein assembly factor BamD has product MRSVSILTLCLLILSSCGGALRPPASGADAELNYCVQLSAKKKYEEAVECLEIYKSRHRADNRASDADLLIADSYFRQKEYLLAAETYREFLEKYPSHPKADYAYYKAGLAYLEDTPKAIDRDQQYLDPAVQNFAIVPKYFPGSPYARLAEQKYAEARTKQARRHFYVARFYYKYGEYKASIPRFVTIIDEYPGGELDEKSFYYLTVACVKTSEMDKARQVVQAFEQRFPQSPWLKKAKGRISGT; this is encoded by the coding sequence ATGAGATCCGTATCAATTCTCACTCTTTGCCTTTTGATCTTGTCCTCCTGCGGCGGCGCGCTCCGCCCCCCTGCGTCCGGCGCCGACGCCGAGCTCAACTACTGCGTGCAGTTGTCCGCGAAGAAAAAATACGAGGAGGCGGTGGAATGCCTGGAAATCTACAAAAGCCGGCACCGGGCGGACAACCGGGCCTCGGATGCCGATCTGCTGATCGCCGACAGCTACTTCCGCCAGAAAGAATACCTCTTGGCGGCCGAAACATACCGGGAGTTTCTCGAAAAGTATCCGTCGCACCCCAAGGCCGACTACGCCTATTACAAGGCGGGGCTGGCCTATCTGGAAGACACCCCCAAAGCCATCGACCGCGACCAGCAGTACCTCGATCCGGCGGTGCAGAATTTCGCCATCGTGCCAAAATACTTTCCCGGCTCCCCCTACGCCCGGCTGGCCGAACAAAAATACGCCGAGGCGCGAACAAAGCAAGCCCGGCGGCATTTTTACGTGGCCCGCTTTTATTACAAATACGGTGAGTACAAGGCCTCGATCCCGCGGTTTGTCACCATCATCGACGAATATCCGGGAGGAGAACTGGACGAAAAAAGTTTTTACTACCTCACGGTGGCCTGCGTGAAAACCAGCGAGATGGACAAGGCCCGGCAGGTGGTGCAGGCGTTTGAGCAGAGATTTCCGCAGAGCCCGTGGCTGAAAAAGGCGAAGGGGAGGATTAGTGGAACCTGA
- the mutY gene encoding A/G-specific adenine glycosylase yields the protein MSASVRKKLLRWYDRNKRPLPWRETKDPYAVWLSEIMLQQTLVPTVIPYYRKFLSHFPTLKSVAEAPLDDLLLLWQGLGYYNRIRQFHRAAQTVFENYGGVVPSTKEELIKLPGLGDYTAGAIASIAFGEPTPAVDGNVIRVLSRLFASKADPLKTEGKKFFHEAVERLIDPDRPGDFNQALMDLGATLCLPTQPACTLCPLNADCQAYREGKPELFPKKRRKTLYRKEKLVCLLYHKRGKLFLRQRQKNEIMAGLWEFPLIPANPLRNSRSSWRKQRESFWRSNFRSRRSHLQTQQSNSERLTKIAKTKGLPLLPVTHTIMNRRMTIHPFVAPAGRGLKGKWIAPSDMGALPLTTITRKILKHSLASKLFTNPVRMI from the coding sequence ATGTCCGCCTCCGTCCGCAAGAAACTCCTTCGGTGGTACGACCGCAACAAACGCCCCCTCCCCTGGCGCGAAACAAAAGACCCCTACGCCGTCTGGCTCTCCGAAATCATGCTCCAGCAGACTCTGGTTCCGACGGTGATCCCCTATTATCGAAAATTCCTCTCCCATTTTCCGACGCTGAAAAGCGTGGCCGAGGCCCCCCTTGATGACCTTCTTCTCCTCTGGCAGGGGCTCGGCTACTACAACCGGATCCGGCAGTTCCATCGGGCGGCGCAAACGGTTTTTGAAAATTATGGCGGCGTCGTTCCTTCAACAAAAGAAGAATTGATAAAACTCCCCGGCTTGGGCGACTACACGGCGGGGGCGATCGCGAGCATCGCCTTTGGAGAGCCGACGCCAGCCGTTGACGGGAATGTCATTCGTGTTCTGTCACGCCTTTTTGCCTCAAAAGCCGATCCCTTAAAAACAGAAGGGAAAAAATTCTTCCATGAGGCGGTCGAACGTCTCATCGATCCGGACCGCCCGGGCGACTTTAATCAGGCCCTCATGGATCTGGGGGCGACCCTTTGTCTGCCCACCCAACCGGCCTGCACCCTCTGCCCCTTGAATGCCGATTGTCAGGCATATCGGGAGGGGAAACCGGAATTGTTCCCCAAAAAAAGAAGGAAAACGCTTTATCGGAAGGAAAAGCTGGTCTGTCTTCTTTACCACAAACGGGGAAAATTATTCCTCCGGCAGAGGCAAAAAAATGAAATCATGGCCGGCCTCTGGGAATTTCCCTTAATTCCCGCCAACCCCTTAAGAAATTCGCGGTCTTCGTGGAGAAAGCAAAGGGAGTCCTTTTGGCGAAGCAATTTTCGTTCCCGCCGGTCACATCTGCAGACGCAACAATCCAACTCCGAGCGGCTTACGAAAATTGCGAAGACAAAGGGACTTCCTTTGCTTCCGGTGACTCACACCATCATGAACCGCCGGATGACCATCCACCCTTTTGTGGCGCCTGCCGGAAGGGGACTTAAGGGCAAATGGATCGCCCCTTCCGACATGGGCGCGCTCCCCCTCACCACCATCACGCGCAAAATACTAAAACACAGCTTAGCCTCTAAGCTGTTTACAAACCCTGTCCGAATGATCTAG
- a CDS encoding HAD family hydrolase, translating into MHIFLFDIDGTLLLTGGAGLNAVNRTFAKVCGPNASVKIIKADGKTDPVILEELFVQVLNRPPSDSERATLGAVYEEMMAEELPLAPHFRLMPGAFEFVAGLSIRPDVVLGLATGNYEKTAWQKLKRAGLDGYFKFGGFGSDSKIRRELTEMALKRALAYIRPRSAAQIYVVGDTVHDIDCGKFIGAKTIAVATGNTSEAELLAHRPDFFFPSLLEAQGALARLLSLP; encoded by the coding sequence ATGCACATTTTTCTCTTCGATATTGATGGGACCCTTTTGCTCACCGGCGGCGCCGGCCTCAACGCCGTCAACCGCACCTTTGCAAAGGTGTGTGGACCAAACGCCTCCGTTAAAATAATCAAGGCCGACGGCAAAACCGATCCGGTCATTTTGGAGGAACTTTTTGTGCAGGTATTAAATCGCCCTCCTTCCGACTCTGAACGGGCAACATTAGGCGCCGTTTACGAGGAGATGATGGCGGAGGAGCTCCCCCTTGCCCCCCATTTTCGGCTAATGCCGGGGGCCTTTGAGTTTGTGGCGGGGCTTTCGATCCGCCCCGATGTGGTTTTGGGGCTGGCCACCGGCAATTACGAGAAGACGGCGTGGCAGAAGCTGAAACGGGCGGGGCTGGACGGTTATTTCAAATTCGGGGGGTTCGGCTCGGACTCAAAAATCCGCCGCGAATTGACGGAAATGGCGCTGAAACGGGCCCTGGCTTACATCCGTCCCCGAAGCGCCGCGCAGATATATGTGGTGGGGGACACGGTGCACGACATCGACTGCGGAAAATTCATCGGCGCCAAAACCATCGCGGTGGCGACGGGGAATACGTCCGAGGCGGAACTTCTGGCCCACCGCCCCGATTTCTTTTTTCCCAGCCTTCTGGAGGCCCAAGGGGCGTTGGCAAGGCTTTTGTCTTTACCTTGA
- the tig gene encoding trigger factor codes for MKTHLKNTTSTKKKIRLEVPVSMVNDAFDAAYKKIRAKAVVKGFRQGKVPDAMLDKHYLSDVAMESVNALVNRTWPEALKEHGLAPVLQPRFEIGVPQKGKDFVYEVEVEVKPKFEVKDYRGIPIAKRNAVIEPKEIDVELKRLQESRAQLKPIEMDVALKKGLVATLDFTGTVDGKPFEGGSAKGHILEYGQGRFLKSFEDRIEGMKKGETRAIDVKFPDDYPEATLKGKEAKFTVTLHNLMEKHLPPIDDELAKDIGKENLETVKKEIEQFLLKKKEREFRKYYAEEAIEYLLKKNSFDLPEGLVTHGVEQGKRKKEEVERQLRIDFILDAIAKKESIAVQNADIENRFKQLSAVYRQPAEAVKKHYLENRLIPQLVSQLALEKTLDFVIDNATLK; via the coding sequence ATGAAAACACACCTCAAAAACACCACCTCCACCAAGAAGAAAATCAGGCTCGAGGTGCCGGTCTCGATGGTCAACGACGCGTTCGATGCGGCGTACAAGAAAATAAGGGCCAAGGCGGTCGTGAAGGGCTTTCGGCAGGGGAAAGTCCCCGACGCCATGCTCGACAAACACTACCTCTCCGATGTCGCCATGGAGAGCGTCAACGCCCTGGTCAACCGCACCTGGCCCGAGGCGCTCAAAGAGCATGGACTGGCGCCGGTTCTTCAGCCCCGTTTTGAAATCGGCGTTCCGCAAAAGGGAAAGGACTTCGTCTACGAGGTGGAGGTGGAGGTCAAACCGAAATTCGAGGTGAAGGACTACCGCGGCATCCCCATCGCAAAAAGAAACGCCGTTATCGAACCAAAGGAAATCGACGTGGAACTCAAGCGCCTGCAGGAATCGCGCGCCCAGCTGAAGCCGATTGAGATGGATGTCGCCCTTAAAAAAGGGCTGGTTGCCACCCTCGATTTTACGGGGACCGTTGACGGCAAACCCTTCGAGGGGGGGAGCGCCAAGGGGCATATTCTGGAATACGGCCAGGGGCGCTTTTTAAAATCATTCGAGGATCGGATTGAAGGGATGAAAAAAGGGGAGACGCGCGCGATCGATGTCAAATTTCCCGACGATTACCCGGAAGCAACCCTTAAGGGCAAAGAGGCAAAGTTCACTGTCACGCTCCACAACCTGATGGAAAAACATCTTCCCCCCATCGATGACGAGCTGGCCAAAGACATCGGCAAAGAAAATCTCGAAACGGTCAAAAAGGAGATCGAACAGTTTCTCCTCAAAAAAAAGGAGCGGGAGTTCCGGAAATATTATGCGGAGGAGGCGATTGAATATCTGCTGAAGAAAAATTCCTTCGATCTTCCGGAAGGGCTTGTTACCCACGGGGTGGAGCAGGGCAAAAGGAAAAAAGAAGAGGTGGAACGCCAGCTTCGCATCGACTTTATCCTCGACGCCATCGCCAAAAAAGAATCGATCGCCGTCCAAAACGCCGACATCGAAAACCGCTTCAAACAGCTCTCCGCCGTTTACCGGCAACCGGCAGAGGCGGTCAAAAAGCATTATCTCGAAAACCGCCTCATCCCGCAGTTGGTTTCCCAGCTGGCGCTGGAGAAAACCCTTGATTTTGTGATCGACAACGCTACATTGAAATAA
- the clpP gene encoding ATP-dependent Clp endopeptidase proteolytic subunit ClpP, producing MKEPIVNQLIPMVIESTHRGERAYDIYSRLLKDRIIFIGTTVDDTMANLLIAQLLFLESDDPEKDIYMYINSPGGSVTAGLAIYDTMQYVRPDVSTFCMGQASSMGAVLLAAGAPGKRYCLPHGRILIHQPLGGVQGQATDIDIQAREILRLREEVNQILARHTKQSLKKIQTDTERDYFMSGLEAKQYGIIDEVVEFRAKERDLKKAAK from the coding sequence ATGAAAGAACCAATCGTTAATCAGCTGATCCCCATGGTCATCGAAAGCACCCACCGGGGCGAGCGGGCCTACGACATCTACTCGCGGCTTTTAAAGGACCGGATCATCTTTATCGGCACGACGGTGGACGACACGATGGCCAATCTTCTGATCGCCCAGCTTTTGTTTCTCGAATCGGACGACCCGGAAAAGGACATCTACATGTACATCAACTCCCCCGGCGGCTCGGTGACGGCCGGTTTGGCGATTTATGACACAATGCAGTATGTCCGCCCCGATGTCTCGACCTTTTGCATGGGGCAGGCCTCCAGCATGGGGGCGGTGCTGTTGGCCGCGGGGGCGCCGGGCAAGCGCTATTGCCTGCCGCACGGGCGAATCCTCATCCACCAGCCCCTGGGGGGGGTCCAGGGGCAGGCGACCGATATCGACATCCAGGCGCGGGAAATTCTGCGCCTGCGGGAGGAGGTCAACCAGATTCTGGCCCGCCATACCAAACAAAGCCTCAAGAAAATCCAGACGGATACCGAGCGCGATTATTTTATGTCTGGACTGGAAGCGAAGCAGTATGGAATAATAGACGAGGTGGTTGAATTTCGCGCGAAGGAAAGAGATTTGAAAAAGGCGGCAAAGTAA